TGATTGttaggaaatgtttattttaaaatataaaaaacatttttccgTGCAAATAATTCAAGCAATTAAAgctaaaaaatgaatatattttagtgTCTTTAGACTGAACAGTGAGGACTAATGCAGAAGttaattataaataagaaaatttttaggTCCTTCTTTCAGATTCTAGATCTTGAAagtgtctttaaaattttaactacAACTATagaatatattatcatatatatatagggAATAGTGGACCCAGTatctttattataataaaaaatactctaATCCTTGCAAAATTTCACTTTTTGAACTTGATTGATTTCTCCAGTGAGTTTCCACCTCTCGCaactatataataaaaaatactaagtggcttaaaaaaaaaactcagttacATAGATTATTACttggaaagaaaattatataaaaggtCTCAgtgagataaattttaaaagataaattacttttgttcctgtatttaaaatatatgtgatcAGGCTCCTATCAAAAAATGGATACATCCAAGAACTTAAAATTCTACATCGTAACATTCAGTTTCATACTTTTTTCATCAACAGTCCTTCCTACTTTTGCTCAAAACACAGCTTTGCTTTTCAGTATTtgggattttctttctgttttttgtttgtttgtttcggtTATAAGTATCTTAGTTTCTATCTCAGCTCATCCTATCCTTTTGCCAGAAAGCCATTCCCTACTCCTAGCACTGTCCGTATTTCCCTGCCAAATGCAAcactttctttcatggatcaaGGATTTGAGGAATGGAAGAACCTTAGAGATCCCTTCCGAAAAAGATTTAATTCAGGAATCCTCTCTTCAGCTTCCTTGTCAGAGGATGGTCCTAGCTCTGTTAAACATTCCCAGAATATCACATTGCTGGAGAGCTTTCACGGATCAAGAGGTTTTCCGTGTGTCCAGACTAGCTGTATGATCTAAACAAATCACAGCATCTCTTGAGTCTGCGTTTCTATAAAGCAAGAAGAGGTGATGATTTCCAAGGTCATACAAGTCACAGAattcttcctaattattttaatggCAGTAAGCAGAATAAAATGCTTGCTTGTAACATCATTGGCTCTGAAGGATATTGTCCAAAGGGTGAGGTTGGTGTTTAAGGGTCAGGGACAGTAATTTTTAACACCATCCAATAAGGACTTTTCAATGCTACCGAGCAATGGGTCTACATACTGTTCCCTAAAAGGACACCTCCTGGCTACTTGTTCCTTAACTTCCCGCTGCCCAGTCTGCCACTGAAAGCCCCACATGGCACTTAGGGAGCTCTCACCATGCatccattattatcattattactattattattactgatttgTTCACAGAAAACCATTACTACCAAAGTCAGTGGTTGATCTTCCATCCTTATCTACTTATCTGCAACATTTTTCACTGTTGCCCACTCCcatcctttaaaaattatcttctttcttaaaaatcaatcaaAGATTGATTCTCCTTTGCCATGTTTTGATCACTTTTTTATGCCCATCCCTTGAAAAGGAGTCGTTTCTTTGGACCTCCGATCTTCACCAGGGAGAATGCTAAACTCCAgctctcctcctttccctgccACTGTTTGACCTTACACAGGTCGtattctctctgggcctcatttgtCCCTGAGAAGAGAAGGAGCTGGAGTGATGATGTGGAACGTCTCTTCAAGCTGTACACTGCTATGCTAGTCATCTTAATCCCATTCCTACATTCCTTCAGTATGTGGTAGAGTTTCAGAAAGCAAGTATAGGTCTGTGATGATGCTAATACCACCAAGAAATCATTCACTCCAGTATGGGGAGAAACCTTAAACACCATCTAGTCTGAAActtttgttttacagataagggaacttAGGTTCAGAGAGGGTACTTGATTGCCTCAAAGCAGAGACAGGATAATAAGGAGGTCTCCTGGGCTCTCACTTGTTGCAAAATAAGAGTTAAAGTGTTTTCTGGATCTGGTTAAAGCGTATAATGATATCAGAGTAAAATGTCATACGGAAGGTATAAATTGATCTAGAACACATTAAAGACTTCCCCtccccctttaaaaaaatcaactttaagaATTTTGGAGAGAGATTTGCTATCGGTGGTACTTTATACAAAATAGCGTAATCTgataacataaaacattttagatttatgtttttaaatagccaaataaaacaaaacatcaagTCACagattacatatatttacattaattCAAATGTCCAAAGCAGAGTACAGTAGGGTCTATTTAATAGTTCACATAATTTAAGATTTACATATACACAAGCACATGAACCAATATTAGTTTGCTAGAACAGGGATTTAAGAAGTTACTCAGACATTTTGGTATTGACACTTACATATTTATGGCAACAAATTATGATGACTTTAAATTTTCAATGAGATCTTTTGTACAAGAATACAGAATGGGAAGAatgtacaaaatgaaaagacagggAACAAATGTATTTTCCTTGCACTATTTCTATAACACCATATAGGATGTGGCATTATCCAGTACATTTTATCAGTGTAGTCTATTCATTCTGGTCTGGAATGGTAATTTTGGCTGAATAATCCCCAAATCTAACTTTGCTTTAGGCTTTATAATTAATTGatgtttgattcttctttctacatcttttaaaaatgaaattggacactagtgtttttctttaaaataactaaacttTGGTATTAGTAAGTTAgcaaagtctatttttaaaggaCACTAAtacataaagtttattttttctttcaacatccTAAATAAAGGGACAATGGGAGTCATATCACCTCTGGGCCTGCTCTGAAATTATCAATAGTGCTAAAAGCTAAGATATTGTTATCTAGCACTTAAACTTTGGAAAACAACCCCATCTTTCTCTGGTACATTCAGGAACTAAAGTGCTTTACCTCATTTCCTACCAATCATTTTAAGAGACCATTTGGTTGTatttcaaagaacaaaacaacacAATTTCTGTCCTGCTGTTTATTTTGCAGACCACACACAAAGTTAAATATGAAGAGATTAAATTATGACATCATACGAATATAGCACAAATTAAATGGACGCCACAAAAGGTGTGTCAGAAAACACTGAATTGACTGAATCTGAGTCAGACTTTCCCCCTCGTGGACTTTAGGATGCCCTCAGCTATCACTGCCTCGCTGGGAAAGAGCCTGACTTTCCCGTTCTGCCCTGCTGCAGTATCCTTCAGGGGTTCCAAAAACACCACTCTTTTACCTGCACCTGCCTTCCGTTCATCAGTGGAGGCATCACTAGCGGGGCCAGGACTGAGAATCGATGAATGGGCATTGCTTTGGTGTAgcatatttttctgtctcttggtTTTAcacttgcagggacatggagtcAGATAGAGGTACAAAAGTACCAAAACGATACTGGCCACGCAAGCAGCAAGAGTGGTAAAAGCTGTGTTAAATGCCTCATGGGCATGGGATCTGCTTACAGTGAAATTGCTCACATTTATTGTGACGTCCACAGTTTCATTTAACAGGCGTTGCTTATTCATTGCGATACAAGAATACACTCCAGCATCCTCAAAACGAGGGCTTTCTATAACCAGACTTCCATTGTGAAACATGTGAaagttttccatctctttatccGGCTCTAGCAGTCTGTTATCTGGACCCACCCAGATGAAATCGGTATTTGCATTACCTGTCTTGCTGTCACAATGGACCATCAGTCTTTCCCCGACCTGAGCCTCATGAATAAAGCCAAGCGCACGAAAGGAACCATTGATGATGCTGTCAGAGCAATTCATAAAGCTATCCTGGAGCAGAAGTACCTGACGCGAGTGCCTGGAGTCAGACCATAGGCGACAGGTGTAATCGTTCTTAAAATCCATCACTGAGCTAAAGTGCCTACGATACCAAAAGACCAGCAAGGAATACAGGGAACAGTCACAGACAAATGGGTTTCCATGAAGGTAGATGCCTCTCAGCTGTTTTCCTGGCACTAAATTTATATGGTGCATTGGCATGGAAGGAATTCGGTTATAAGAAACATCTAAAAACATCAGTTCTGCCAGCTTGAACCTTCCAACATACAAATCCATCGGAAACTGTGTGAGAAAATTTCCACTTAAGTAGAGTTTCTGCAACTGGGAGAGCCCTCCAAACGCTGAAGGATCGAGATAGGATATGTGATTGTTGTAAAGCAGAAGCACTTCCAGAACCTTCAACTCTTGGAATACAGCATTTTTCACCGTCTTCAGCTTATTGGATGATAAGTCAAGACACTTCAAATTCGGAGTTGTGGAAAAACTGCCCGTGGAAATGCTGGTGATGTTGTTATGACGAAGAATTAGGGTGTTCAGCTTTGCAAACGATACTGGAATCCACTCACAATCCAGAAGCCCAATTCTGTTATAACTCAGGTCCAGTCTCTTAATCAGTCTGAAAAGGTTCCCAGGCACCTTGGACAGGTTTTTGTTGGTGCAGCTGACGATGTCAGTGGCACAGATGCAAGCGGTGGGGCACACCCCAGAGGCACCAGGGCCCACAGTCACTGTGATCATCAGCAAACACAGCAGCTCCCTGCAGCCCGGTCTGACGACGGCTCCAAGCAGGGTGGGCACAGTGTGTACACGTAACGGCATTATGGTCGCCTCTGAGTCTCTTCCCGGTGTCTTTTCCACAGGCTCAGCCTCCCACCCGTGAACCTGGCAAACAATTAATATTTCAGAGGGAGCAAAAAGCAGAAACTGACTACCACTAGTTAACCCATAAGAGCCATACCTTACTTTCTTTCCAATAACtttagaaatgggttttcacaaTAGGGAGCTGCCTCTTCactgttaaatgtattttttcctctttcctgggTTAGTCCTGCTTATGAAAATTTACAGTCACATTCTCTCCATACAACCTGCCGTCTCACCCACCATCAGAAACTCAATTTTTTCCTAAGGTGCATCCtgcgttgttgttgttgttgttttaaactcCCCCCAACAGACACAACTATACGCAAACGTAGCCTACAAACAATTAAACGGAAATACTTAGCAACCACTCATCCAGAAAAA
This window of the Nomascus leucogenys isolate Asia chromosome 11, Asia_NLE_v1, whole genome shotgun sequence genome carries:
- the LOC100593021 gene encoding amphoterin-induced protein 2, whose translation is MPLRVHTVPTLLGAVVRPGCRELLCLLMITVTVGPGASGVCPTACICATDIVSCTNKNLSKVPGNLFRLIKRLDLSYNRIGLLDCEWIPVSFAKLNTLILRHNNITSISTGSFSTTPNLKCLDLSSNKLKTVKNAVFQELKVLEVLLLYNNHISYLDPSAFGGLSQLQKLYLSGNFLTQFPMDLYVGRFKLAELMFLDVSYNRIPSMPMHHINLVPGKQLRGIYLHGNPFVCDCSLYSLLVFWYRRHFSSVMDFKNDYTCRLWSDSRHSRQVLLLQDSFMNCSDSIINGSFRALGFIHEAQVGERLMVHCDSKTGNANTDFIWVGPDNRLLEPDKEMENFHMFHNGSLVIESPRFEDAGVYSCIAMNKQRLLNETVDVTINVSNFTVSRSHAHEAFNTAFTTLAACVASIVLVLLYLYLTPCPCKCKTKRQKNMLHQSNAHSSILSPGPASDASTDERKAGAGKRVVFLEPLKDTAAGQNGKVRLFPSEAVIAEGILKSTRGKV